From the Diospyros lotus cultivar Yz01 chromosome 13, ASM1463336v1, whole genome shotgun sequence genome, one window contains:
- the LOC127788693 gene encoding 1-acyl-sn-glycerol-3-phosphate acyltransferase 2, whose translation MAIPAAVVIVPLGVLFFISGFVVNLIQALCYVLVRPLSKSTYRRINRVVAELLWLELVWLVDWWAGVQIKLFTDSETYQLMGKEHALVISNHRSDIDWLVGWVLAQRSGCLGSTLAVMKKSSKFLPVIGWSMWFSEYLFLERNWAKDESTLKSGLQRLRDFPRPFWLALFVEGTRFTQAKLLAAQEYAASTGLPFPRNVLIPRTKGFVSAVSHMRSFVPAIYDVTVAIPESSPPPTMLRLFKGQSSVVHVHLKRHLMKDLPETDDSVSQWCKDIFVAKDKLLDKHIADDTFPGQEQNTGRPMKSLVVVISWVCLLIFGALKFFQWASLLSSWKGIAFSTVGLAIVTVLMQILIQFSQSERSTPAKVAPAKPKNGGQSSGAGEDKQQ comes from the exons ATGGCGATTCCAGCGGCAGTTGTAATAGTCCCATTGGGTGTTCTGTTCTTCATCTCGGGTTTCGTCGTAAACCTCATCCAG GCTTTGTGCTATGTCCTTGTTCGGCCGTTATCAAAGAGTACATACAGAAGGATTAATAGGGTGGTGGCGGAATTGTTGTGGCTGGAGCTTGTGTGGCTTGTTGACTGGTGGGCAGGGGTTCAG ATTAAGCTGTTCACAGATTCGGAAACTTATCAATTAATGG GTAAAGAACATGCACTTGTCATATCTAATCACCGAAGCGATATTGATTGGCTTGTTGGATGGGTTTTGGCTCAG CGATCAGGTTGTCTTGGTAGCACATTAGCTGTAATGAAGAAATCATCAAAGTTCCTTCCG GTCATAGGATGGTCGATGTGGTTTTCTGAGTATCTCTTTCTTGAAAGAAACTGGGCTAAGGATGAAAGCACATTGAAG TCAGGTCTCCAACGGCTAAGAGATTTCCCACGCCCATTTTGGCTGGCACTTTTTGTAGAAGGTACTCGCTTTACACAGGCAAAGCTTTTGGCAGCTCAAGAGTATGCGGCTTCAACAGGGCTGCCTTTTCCTAGGAATGTTTTGATTCCTCGTACAAAG GGTTTTGTGTCAGCAGTAAGTCACATGCGCTCATTTGTTCCGGCCATTTATGATGTCACAGTTGCTATTCCTGAGTCCTCACCTCCACCTACAATGCTAAGGCTCTTTAAGGGGCAGTCCTCTGTG GTGCACGTGCACCTCAAACGACATTTGATGAAGGATTTGCCTGAAACAGACGATTCTGTTTCTCAATGGTGCAAAGATATATTTGTGGCCAAG GATAAGTTATTGGACAAACATATTGCTGACGATACTTTTCCTGGACAAGAGCAGAATACTGGGAGGCCAATGAAATCACTTGTG GTTGTTATCTCTTGGGTGTGTCTACTCATATTCGGGGCTTTGAAGTTCTTCCAGTGGGCTTCGCTTCTATCCTCGTGGAAGGGTATCGCATTTTCAACTGTTGGTTTGGCCATTGTTACAGTCCTCATGCAGATATTGATCCAATTCTCTCAGTCGGAGCGTTCGACTCCTGCCAAGGTAGCCCCAGCAAAACCAAAGAATGGGGGGCAGTCATCAGGAGCAGGAGAAGATAAACAGCAGTAG